One part of the Sander vitreus isolate 19-12246 chromosome 10, sanVit1, whole genome shotgun sequence genome encodes these proteins:
- the uqcrq gene encoding cytochrome b-c1 complex subunit 8, with the protein MGRHFGDLAKIRHVITYSLSPFEQRAFPNYFSKGIPNVWRRFTSSFFKVAPPMTLMYLTYTWGNSVHQQGKRKIVADFENDE; encoded by the exons ATGGGCCGCCACTTCGGAGACTTGGCCAAGATCAGGCATGTAATCACATACAGTCTGTCCCCCTTTGAGCAGAGGGCTTTCCCCAACTACTTCTCCAAGGGAATCCCAAATGTGTGGAGACGGTTCACATCCTCTTTCTTTAAAGTTGCCCCCC CAATGACTCTCATGTACCTGACATACACCTGGGGCAACAGCGTCCATCAGCAGGGCAAGAGGAAGATTGTAGCTGACTTTGAGAATGACGAATGA
- the hspa4b gene encoding heat shock 70 kDa protein 4b encodes MSVVGFDVGFLNCYVAVARAGGIETVANEYSDRCTPACVSFGPRNRSIGAAAKSQVVTNCKNTVQGFKRFHGRAFSDPYVHRLKNSLVYDIAQMPTGTTGIKVMYMEEEKVFSIEQVTAMLLTKLKETAEHALKKPVADCVVSVPCYYTDAERRSVVDAAQIAGLNCLRLMNETTAVALAYGIYKQDLPAPEEKARNVVFVDLGHSGYQTSVCAFNKGKVKVLSTACDPELGGKDFDEVLVRHFCEEFGKKYKIDVKTKPRALVRLYQECEKLKKLMSANSSDLPLNIECFMNDIDVTGKLNRGQFEEMCSDILARVEAPLQSLLENTKLKKEDIYAVEIVGGASRIPSVKERISKFFGKELNTTLNADEAVARGCALQCAILSPAFKVREFSITDIVSYPISLKWHSAAEEGLSDCEVFPMNHAAPFSKVLTFYRKEPFSLEAYYNNATGLPYPDPTIGQFLIQKVVPQASGESSKVKVKVRVNIHGIFSVSSASLVEVQKSDETEEPMETEQDNVKEEEVQPNTNKMQTDQDEQQSQGEGPKEAEEKTPRENEEMETTTEEGKGEKKSDQPPQAKKPKVKTKVLELPIENSPQWQLADDMLNLFVENEGKMIMQDKLEKERNDAKNNVEEYVYEMRDKLHGMLEKFVSESDRDALSLKLEDTENWLYEDGEDQPKQVYIDKLAELKKLGQPIQERYTEAEERPKAFEELGKQIQQYMKFVEAYKMKEEQYDHLDEADVNKVDKLASDAMIWMNSAMNQQSKQSLTMDPSIKVKDIQAKTRELFSTCNPVVTKPKPKPKVELPKEDTPAEQNGPVNGQDKPQEETADKGTTGGNPTSETTQNKPDMDLD; translated from the exons ATGTCAGTTGTCGGATTTGACGTCGGGTTCTTGAACTGCTATGTAGCTGTAGCCAGAGCCGGGGGGATTGAAACTGTCGCTAATGAATACAGCGATCGATGTACACC agCATGTGTTTCTTTTGGACCCCGGAATCGATCCATCGGTGCTGCTGCTAAAAGCCAG GTCGTCACAAACTGCAAGAACACAGTCCAAGGGTTCAAGAGGTTTCATGGCAGGGCGTTTTCGGATCCCTATGTGCATCGCCTAAAAAACAGTTTGGTCTATGATATCGCACAAATGCCCACAGGAACAACTGGCATCAAG GTGATGTACATGGAGGAAGAGAAGGTGTTCAGCATTGAACAGGTCACTGCCATGCTGCTGACCAAGCTGAAGGAGACTGCGGAGCATGCTCTGAAGAAGCCTGTGGCTGACTGTGTTGTGTCT GTTCCCTGCTACTACACTGATGCCGAGAGGAGATCAGTAGTAGATGCTGCTCAGATTGCTGGTCTCAACTGCCTGAGGCTCATGAATGAGACAACTGCAG TTGCATTGGCGTATGGGATCTATAAACAGGATCTCCCTGCTCCAGAGGAGAAGGCCAGGAATGTGGTGTTTGTGGACCTGGGCCATTCTGGATACCAGACATCAGTGTGTGCCTTTAACAAGGGCAAAGTCAAG GTCCTTTCTACAGCGTGTGACCCAGAGTTGGGAGGGAAGGACTTTGATGAGGTATTGGTGAGACACTTCTGTGAGGAATTTGGCAAGAAGTACAAGATTGATGTCAAGACAAAGCCCAGGGCTCTGGTCAGGCTTTACCAGGAGTGTGAAAAACTGAAGAAATTGATGAGTGCCAACTCCTCTGACCTGCCACTGAACATTGAGTGCTTCATGAATGACATTGATGTCACTGGAAAACTGAACAG GGGTCAGTTTGAAGAGATGTGTAGTGACATTCTTGCCCGTGTTGAGGCTCCACTGCAGAGTCTGCTGGAAAATACCA AACTGAAAAAGGAAGACATCTATGCAGTAGAGATCGTGGGGGGAGCTTCCAGGATCCCATCTGTCAAAGAAAGAATCAGCAAATTCTTTGGGAAGGAGTTGAACACCACACTGAATGCTGACGAGGCTGTGGCCAGAGGCTGTGCCCTGCAG TGTGCAATACTGTCACCTGCTTTCAAAGTGCGTGAATTCTCCATCACAGACATTGTTTCCTATCCCATCTCCTTGAAGTGGCATtctgctgcagaggaaggtttGAG TGATTGCGAGGTATTTCCTATGAACCATGCAGCACCTTTCTCCAAAGTGCTGACCTTCTACCGGAAAGAGCCTTTTTCTTTGGAGGCCTACTACAATAACGCCACTGGGCTGCCCTACCCTGATCCCACTATTG gTCAGTTCTTGATCCAGAAGGTTGTCCCACAGGCATCTGGGGAGAGCTCCAAGGTGAAAGTCAAGGTGCGGGTGAACATCCATGGTATCTTCAGTGTGTCCAGCGCCTCCCTGGTTGAAGTGCAGAAGTCTGATGAGACAGAGGAACCCATGGAAACAGAACAGGACAATGTCAAAGAAGAAGAGGTACAGCCAAATACA AACAAGATGCAGACCGATCAGGATGAGCAGCAGAGTCAAGGAGAAGGTCCGAAAGAAGCAGAAGAGAAGACGCCCCGTGAGAATGAGGAGATGGAG ACTACCACAGAGGAGGGCAAAGGCGAGAAGAAGTCCGACCAGCCCCCACAAgccaaaaagcccaaagtcaaaacaaaagtgCTAGAGCTTCCGATTGAGAACAGTCCACAGTGGCAGCTAGCTGATGACATGCTCAATCTTTTTGTAGAAAATGAG GGTAAGATGATCATGCAGGACAAgctggagaaggagaggaaTGACGCAAAGAATAACGTAGAGGAGTATGTGTACGAGATGAGGGACAAACTACATGGGATGCTGGAGAAGTTTGTCAGTGAATCT gaCCGAGATGCCCTGTCTTTAAAGCTGGAGGATACCGAAAACTGGCTGTATGAAGATGGAGAGGATCAACCCAAACAGGTGTACATTGACAAACTGGCAGAGTTAAAG AAACTTGGCCAGCCCATCCAGGAGAGGTATACAGAAGCTGAAGAGAGACCTAAAGCATTTGAGGAGTTGGGAAAACAAATCCAGCAGTACATGAAATTTGTGGAAGCATACAAAATGAAG GAGGAGCAGTATGACCATTTAGATGAGGCAGATGTCAACAAGGTGGACAAACTGGCCAGCGATGCAATGATCTGGATGAACAGTGCCATGAACCAGCAAAGCAAACAGAGCTTGACGATGGATCCCTCCATTAAAGTAAAAGACATTCAAGCAAAAACAAGG GAGCTTTTCTCCACTTGTAACCCCGTTGTGACCAAACCCAAGCCCAAGCCCAAGGTGGAGCTTCCCAAGGAGGACACTCCTGCAGAGCAGAACGGGCCTGTCAACGGACAGGATAAACCCCAGGAAGAAACTGCAGACAAGGGAACGACAGGAGGCAACCCCACCTCAGAAACCACACAAAACAAGCCTGACATGGACCTTGATTAA
- the gnpda1 gene encoding glucosamine-6-phosphate isomerase 1: MKLIILNDYDQASEWAAKYIRNKILLFRPGPDRYFTLGLPTGSTPLGCYKKLIEYYKKGQISFQYVKTFNMDEYVGLPRDHPESYHSFMWNNFFKHIDIKAENTHILDGNAADLQAECAAFEEKITAAGGIELFVGGIGPDGHIAFNEPGSSLVSRTRVKTLAKDTIMANARFFDGDLSKVPTMALTVGVGTVMDAKEVMILITGAHKAFALYKAIEDGVNHMWTVSAFQQHPQTVFVCDEDATLELRVKTVKYFKGMMHVHNKLVEPPPSVPKKN, from the exons ATGAAGCTGATCATTCTCAATGACTACGACCAGGCAAGCGAGTGGGCTGCAAAGTACATTAGAAACAAGATTTTACTGTTCAGACCTGGCCCAGACAGATATTTCACCCTGGGGCTTCCCACAG GAAGCACCCCCCTGGGTTGTTACAAGAAACTAATTGAGTACTACAAGAAGGGACAAATCTCATTCCAGTATGTAAAAACTTTCAACATGGATGAATATGTAG GACTTCCCAGAGATCACCCTGAAAGCTACCACTCCTTCATGTGGAATAACTTCTTCAAGCACATAGACATAAAAGCAGAGAACACCCACATCCTGGATGGCAACGCTGCTGACCTGCAAGCAGAGTGTGCAGCCTTTGAGGAAAAGATAACAGCTGCTGGGGGGATTGAGCTCTTTGTCGGAG GTATTGGACCAGATGGCCACATTGCCTTCAATGAGCCTGGTTCAAGTCTAGTTTCCAGGACTAGGGTGAAGACCTTGGCAAAAGACACTATCATGGCTAATGCCCGATTCTTTGATGGGGATCTATCAAAGGTGCCCACCATGGCGCTGACTGTGGGAGTGGGCACTGTCATGGACGCAAAAGAG GTCATGATTCTCATCACTGGAGCACACAAGGCATTTGCTTTATACAAAGCTATAGAGGACGGTGTGAATCACATGTGGACAGTGTCTGCGTTCCAGCAGCACCCACAGACTGTTTTCGTATGTGATGAAGACGCCACCCTTGAACTGAGGGTCAAAACTGTAAAGTACTTCAAAG GTATGATGCATGTGCACAACAAGCTGGTGGAGCCACCTCCCTCAGTGCCAAAGAAGAACTGA